A section of the Leptotrichia buccalis C-1013-b genome encodes:
- a CDS encoding helix-turn-helix domain-containing protein, translating into MNLEDKRLVYYTLKSRIRKKKLNYKEISKKMNISESGLNKKMNGKNFFTQSEIYELKELLELSNDELVQIFF; encoded by the coding sequence ATGAATTTAGAAGATAAGAGATTAGTATACTATACATTGAAAAGTAGAATTAGAAAGAAGAAATTGAACTATAAAGAAATATCAAAAAAAATGAATATATCAGAAAGTGGACTAAATAAAAAAATGAATGGAAAAAATTTTTTTACACAATCAGAAATATATGAATTAAAAGAATTGTTAGAATTGAGTAATGATGAATTAGTACAGATATTTTTTTAA
- a CDS encoding tyrosine-type recombinase/integrase — MKKYKNANGTGSITKVKINRTNPFRVRVTNPVTKKRHSLGYFSTKKEATEILNKYFNNPYNLENHRIKFKDLFELFKNSKKDIVAKNTLNSYINSFKRCKELHNLVFKDISTPVLQNLINDLNCSISTKSITKGFLKIFWDYAREIDILEKNRAEFINLPKETETKEKKPFNYDEIEKLWENTDIIWVKYILIMIYTGMRIEETVELKKENVDLQQEFIHGGNKTRKGKNRSIPIHKDIVEIIKELYENSPTDYLIYNDKWIFSKKKNENKPLRKNYFREKFYKTLETLKINKHKPHDCRKTLATLMSNQKINNIVITDIMGHENIATTKQYYIQTDKQKLKLSMNSLNFRKTS; from the coding sequence ATGAAAAAGTATAAAAATGCAAATGGTACAGGGAGTATAACAAAAGTTAAAATAAATAGAACGAATCCTTTTAGAGTTAGAGTTACTAATCCTGTAACTAAAAAAAGACATTCTTTGGGATATTTCAGCACTAAAAAAGAAGCAACAGAAATATTAAATAAATATTTTAATAATCCTTACAATTTAGAAAATCATAGAATTAAATTTAAAGATTTGTTTGAGTTATTTAAAAACAGTAAAAAAGATATTGTTGCTAAAAATACTTTGAACAGTTACATCAATAGTTTTAAACGATGTAAAGAATTACATAATCTGGTTTTTAAAGATATTAGCACTCCAGTATTGCAAAATCTAATAAATGATTTAAATTGTAGTATTTCAACTAAAAGTATAACAAAAGGATTTTTAAAAATTTTTTGGGACTATGCGAGAGAAATAGACATATTGGAAAAAAATAGAGCAGAATTTATAAATTTACCAAAAGAAACTGAAACCAAAGAAAAAAAACCTTTTAATTATGATGAAATAGAAAAATTATGGGAAAACACGGATATAATATGGGTAAAATATATTTTAATTATGATTTATACAGGTATGAGAATCGAAGAAACTGTAGAATTGAAAAAGGAAAATGTAGATTTACAGCAGGAATTTATACACGGTGGAAATAAAACTAGAAAAGGGAAAAATAGAAGCATACCTATTCATAAAGATATAGTTGAAATTATAAAAGAGCTTTATGAGAACAGTCCAACAGATTATTTAATATACAATGATAAATGGATATTCAGTAAAAAAAAGAATGAGAATAAGCCTTTAAGAAAAAATTATTTTCGTGAGAAATTTTATAAAACATTGGAAACTTTAAAAATTAATAAACATAAACCTCACGATTGCAGAAAAACACTAGCGACACTTATGAGTAATCAAAAAATAAATAATATTGTGATAACAGATATAATGGGACACGAAAATATTGCGACAACAAAACAATATTATATTCAAACAGATAAACAAAAACTAAAGTTATCAATGAATAGTTTAAATTTTAGAAAAACTTCATAG
- a CDS encoding FeoB-associated Cys-rich membrane protein encodes MIKTIIVGIIAVLIAFAVFRKVYKDYKKNKNLCGTDCCSCSSGSTCGSHKKEIK; translated from the coding sequence ATGATAAAAACAATTATTGTTGGAATAATTGCGGTTTTAATTGCATTTGCAGTATTTAGAAAAGTTTACAAAGATTATAAAAAAAATAAAAATCTTTGTGGAACAGATTGTTGTAGCTGCTCAAGCGGTTCAACTTGTGGGTCTCATAAAAAAGAAATTAAATAA
- a CDS encoding diacylglycerol/lipid kinase family protein: MEKLKKAILVYNPKSGNANTILSNFDLITRKLLQKGITLTLYSISWDYDLFTEILQNEKYDILILSGGDGTLSRCLSELYSKNIEFPEVAIFPTGTSNDFAKALNIGENIENWIEKITEKTAKYVDFGLINNKTVFLSSYAGGLFTQISYNTDKTLKKTFGKVAYYINGVGELTNIKAFDLNIVLDGNEKVKEKAILFVILNGKGVAGFDNVIDDASMNDGLMDILIIKNIDNLLDVPKILMDLMNNNLTDNDYTRTLRAKKCKIEKVKEDINLSIDGEEGENMDVEIEFIEKKLKVFH; encoded by the coding sequence ATGGAAAAATTAAAAAAGGCTATTCTAGTTTACAATCCAAAATCTGGAAATGCCAATACAATTTTAAGCAATTTTGACTTAATTACGAGAAAATTGCTGCAAAAAGGGATTACTTTGACACTTTACAGCATAAGTTGGGACTATGACTTGTTTACAGAAATTTTGCAAAATGAAAAATATGACATTTTAATTTTATCTGGTGGAGACGGAACTTTGAGCCGTTGCTTGAGCGAACTTTATTCTAAAAACATTGAATTTCCTGAAGTTGCAATATTTCCGACAGGAACTTCAAATGATTTTGCAAAAGCATTAAATATCGGAGAAAACATTGAAAACTGGATAGAAAAAATTACAGAAAAAACTGCTAAATATGTTGATTTTGGGCTAATTAATAACAAAACTGTATTTTTGTCTTCATATGCTGGCGGACTCTTTACACAAATTTCCTATAATACTGATAAAACTTTGAAAAAAACATTTGGAAAAGTGGCTTATTATATAAATGGAGTTGGGGAACTTACGAATATAAAGGCTTTTGATTTGAATATTGTTTTGGATGGAAATGAGAAAGTTAAGGAAAAAGCAATTCTTTTTGTTATTCTAAATGGGAAAGGTGTTGCAGGGTTTGATAATGTGATTGACGATGCGAGCATGAATGACGGGCTTATGGATATTTTAATTATAAAAAATATTGACAATTTATTAGATGTTCCCAAAATTTTGATGGATTTGATGAATAATAATTTGACGGATAATGATTATACAAGAACTTTACGTGCGAAAAAATGTAAAATAGAAAAAGTCAAAGAAGATATTAATTTGAGCATTGATGGCGAAGAAGGGGAAAATATGGATGTGGAGATTGAGTTTATTGAGAAAAAATTAAAAGTTTTTCATTAA
- a CDS encoding GyrI-like domain-containing protein, whose product MAFDFKKEFKKFYRPSQNPEIIEIPKINFIAVRGKGNPNEKGGEYQKAVEMLYGVAYTLKMSYKTEYQIKDFFEYVIPPLEGLWWQENEKSENYLLNKELFNWISLIRVPDFVKRNDVQWAINRATEKKKKDFSKVEFFSYAEGFCVQCMHIGSYDNEPKTIQKMNDFLQKNGYNLDLAGKRYHHEIYLSDPRKTDTNKLKTIIRQPIKKQKSF is encoded by the coding sequence ATGGCATTTGACTTTAAAAAGGAATTTAAAAAATTTTATAGACCTTCACAAAATCCTGAAATTATAGAAATTCCAAAAATAAATTTTATCGCAGTACGAGGAAAAGGAAATCCAAATGAAAAAGGGGGAGAATATCAAAAAGCAGTTGAAATGTTATACGGAGTTGCTTACACCCTTAAAATGAGCTATAAGACAGAATATCAAATCAAAGACTTTTTTGAATACGTTATTCCGCCATTGGAAGGTCTTTGGTGGCAAGAAAATGAAAAAAGTGAAAATTATTTATTAAATAAGGAATTATTTAACTGGATTTCATTAATTAGAGTGCCTGATTTTGTAAAAAGGAATGATGTTCAATGGGCAATAAATAGAGCAACTGAAAAAAAGAAAAAAGATTTTTCAAAAGTTGAATTTTTTAGTTATGCTGAAGGATTTTGTGTACAGTGCATGCACATTGGCTCTTATGATAATGAGCCTAAAACTATTCAAAAAATGAATGACTTTTTACAAAAAAATGGTTATAATCTTGATTTAGCTGGCAAAAGATACCATCATGAAATTTATTTAAGCGATCCAAGAAAGACAGATACAAATAAATTAAAGACAATAATAAGACAGCCTATTAAAAAACAAAAAAGTTTTTAA
- a CDS encoding ferrous iron transporter B, with protein MGHAIEGVPDWLSSFVLEGILAGVGSVLTFVPLMFFIYFFMAILEESGYMARVAFILNKMMTKVGLSGKAFIPMLIGFGCTVPAIYSTRTLEDEKTRRLTGVIATFMSCGARLPVYSLLAAAFFSKHAALVVVSIYLFGVFMALFVAFILKRFNYFKGNNTELLIELPPYRLPSAKVVWNNMRAKTFAYVKKATTIILGILLIIWFFQYFPNKGDAENSYLGQAAKMVQPVFKPTGFGDRWEPVASIVPSIIAKETVVGFLGQILLSQEEDEKQEYNFLGDLKDQGIGLGNAVIDSIKSLGHVATFKIATLEMKNQEELDEDAGGNIVPAIRNLWNDKYGPIRAYSFMLYVLLVVPCAVAMGALKQEFGWKLLTFQVSLLLILPYVVSVLFFNVAKLIM; from the coding sequence GTGGGACACGCTATTGAAGGAGTGCCTGACTGGCTAAGCAGCTTTGTGCTGGAAGGGATTCTTGCTGGAGTAGGTTCAGTCTTGACATTTGTGCCACTTATGTTCTTTATCTACTTTTTTATGGCGATTCTTGAAGAAAGCGGATATATGGCACGTGTAGCATTTATTCTGAACAAGATGATGACAAAGGTTGGACTTTCTGGAAAAGCATTTATCCCAATGCTAATCGGATTTGGGTGTACAGTACCTGCAATTTATTCAACAAGAACGCTAGAAGATGAGAAAACAAGAAGGCTGACAGGAGTTATTGCCACATTTATGTCTTGTGGTGCAAGACTTCCGGTCTATTCACTGCTTGCAGCAGCATTTTTTAGTAAACATGCAGCTTTAGTTGTAGTTTCAATTTATCTTTTTGGAGTATTTATGGCTCTTTTTGTGGCATTTATACTAAAAAGATTCAATTATTTCAAAGGAAATAACACAGAACTGTTAATAGAACTACCTCCATATAGACTCCCAAGTGCAAAAGTTGTATGGAACAATATGAGAGCAAAAACTTTTGCCTATGTAAAAAAAGCAACTACAATAATTTTAGGAATTTTATTAATTATCTGGTTTTTTCAATATTTTCCAAATAAAGGAGATGCTGAAAATTCTTACTTAGGACAAGCGGCAAAAATGGTACAGCCTGTATTCAAGCCAACTGGTTTTGGTGACAGATGGGAACCTGTGGCTTCCATTGTGCCAAGTATCATCGCAAAAGAAACGGTTGTAGGATTTTTAGGACAAATTTTGTTATCGCAAGAAGAAGATGAGAAACAAGAATATAATTTCTTAGGCGATCTAAAAGATCAAGGAATTGGATTAGGAAATGCTGTAATTGATTCTATAAAATCTTTGGGACATGTCGCAACATTCAAAATTGCAACATTGGAAATGAAAAATCAGGAAGAGCTTGACGAAGATGCAGGAGGAAACATTGTTCCAGCAATAAGAAACTTATGGAACGACAAATACGGTCCAATAAGAGCTTATTCATTTATGCTGTACGTTCTTCTTGTAGTGCCATGTGCTGTGGCGATGGGAGCATTAAAACAGGAATTTGGATGGAAATTACTAACATTCCAAGTATCGCTGCTATTAATCCTGCCTTATGTTGTGTCAGTATTATTCTTTAATGTCGCAAAATTAATTATGTAA
- a CDS encoding S8 family serine peptidase: MKKKIILLALITSSILNAAKLIYTNSNTPIYEGTVKYAKRTQESYRVRNYFYDSIIGTAENEIWKKLMGTSRDTFNILLVKDSNYKDKFSADGYHMLGMLRAFEFGAGKGYAVKNSHNVFITSKIAPQQIQSGLVTISTMAPSGSRSNWTKDSIYFGDVINELAGSYHITPRFLGITSDNSNLYVEALPNDNTVNKEKRLKGDDVEAVTPSQETFSFPMFGTEVQKMFRSDRIRVKDFSCGLIKNPKQSFGNIRGIDGGYEKNTKEPCTVNDNRGAGKYPSYALYARAETIIADGQVNDGERFSSGASYAAPRVSGVISVILDKFKGLSYSQAKNILLTTAKRDYDMLDTYIGWGIVDKNKALNGPAALNAGLIEEQKFFTGMYDKIFDGSDNIYFWADVQNEWKWTNDIQGNLKYTPSGETILNTVINTTDEDGDASNVLVAFATVRNVNFKNIIPSEYNYYESTSKYKPGLRKAGKGTLITTGNLNYPGRTEILEGKMIMKGSVPKSEIYVYEGATLEISGENYYQINLVGGNLTINGNPNIQTLFIENDNWSINGKGDLTIGKVIANEKVQKDFKNSSVKVEEYSNKNSKYVEKDIIVNPKKYQDIPREYFFSDFKSEIKNFSTRNSQKVYNEMVKRYTKMENAPEKVKEIIPGYKNGKFLMDTSPYSDPTRPEEFTTYPNPVFSNDTSLSIKKKDFEITNFKNIIKNK; the protein is encoded by the coding sequence ATGAAGAAAAAAATTATACTTCTGGCACTAATAACCTCATCAATTCTTAATGCCGCAAAACTTATATACACAAATTCAAATACTCCTATATATGAAGGAACAGTAAAATATGCAAAGCGTACTCAAGAATCTTATAGAGTTAGAAACTATTTTTATGATTCTATTATAGGAACAGCTGAAAATGAGATATGGAAAAAACTTATGGGAACTTCAAGAGATACATTTAATATACTTCTTGTTAAAGATTCAAATTATAAGGATAAATTCAGTGCAGACGGTTATCATATGTTAGGCATGTTAAGAGCTTTTGAATTTGGGGCAGGCAAAGGATATGCTGTAAAAAACTCACATAATGTATTTATTACGAGTAAAATAGCTCCTCAACAAATTCAAAGTGGACTAGTTACTATTTCTACGATGGCTCCCTCAGGGTCTCGTTCAAATTGGACAAAAGATTCAATTTACTTTGGAGATGTCATAAATGAACTTGCAGGTTCTTATCATATAACTCCCAGATTTCTCGGAATTACTTCTGACAATTCAAATCTCTACGTAGAAGCTCTTCCGAATGACAATACTGTAAATAAGGAAAAGAGACTTAAAGGTGATGATGTAGAGGCAGTTACTCCTTCACAGGAAACTTTTTCATTTCCAATGTTTGGAACAGAAGTTCAGAAAATGTTTCGTTCTGACAGAATAAGAGTTAAAGATTTTTCTTGTGGATTAATTAAAAATCCTAAACAATCTTTTGGAAATATAAGAGGAATTGACGGAGGCTATGAAAAGAATACAAAAGAACCATGTACAGTTAATGATAACAGGGGAGCGGGCAAATATCCTTCTTATGCTCTTTATGCACGTGCGGAAACAATTATTGCTGATGGTCAGGTGAATGATGGAGAACGTTTTTCTTCAGGAGCTTCGTATGCTGCTCCAAGAGTATCAGGAGTAATTTCTGTAATACTTGATAAATTTAAAGGGCTTTCATATTCTCAGGCTAAAAATATTCTTCTTACTACAGCAAAACGTGATTATGATATGCTTGATACATATATAGGCTGGGGAATTGTAGATAAAAATAAAGCTCTTAATGGACCAGCAGCACTTAATGCAGGACTTATTGAAGAACAGAAGTTTTTTACAGGAATGTACGATAAAATTTTTGATGGTTCTGACAATATTTATTTTTGGGCAGATGTGCAGAATGAATGGAAATGGACCAATGATATTCAGGGAAATCTTAAATACACTCCATCGGGAGAAACTATTCTTAATACAGTAATAAATACTACTGATGAAGATGGAGATGCCTCAAATGTTCTAGTGGCATTTGCAACTGTTAGAAATGTAAATTTTAAGAATATTATTCCAAGTGAGTATAATTATTATGAAAGCACTTCAAAATATAAACCAGGATTACGTAAGGCGGGAAAAGGGACGCTTATAACAACAGGAAATCTTAATTATCCTGGACGGACTGAGATTCTTGAAGGAAAAATGATTATGAAAGGTTCAGTTCCTAAAAGTGAAATTTATGTGTATGAAGGGGCGACACTTGAAATTTCTGGAGAAAATTATTATCAGATTAATCTTGTTGGCGGAAATCTTACGATAAATGGAAATCCTAATATTCAGACTCTTTTTATTGAAAATGATAATTGGTCAATTAATGGAAAAGGGGATCTTACAATTGGAAAAGTCATTGCTAATGAAAAAGTTCAAAAAGATTTTAAAAATTCTTCAGTTAAGGTTGAAGAATATTCAAATAAGAATTCTAAATATGTTGAAAAAGATATTATTGTAAATCCAAAAAAGTATCAGGATATTCCAAGAGAATATTTCTTTTCAGACTTTAAATCAGAAATAAAAAATTTTTCGACTAGAAATTCTCAAAAAGTATACAATGAAATGGTTAAAAGATATACAAAAATGGAAAATGCCCCAGAGAAAGTGAAAGAAATTATTCCTGGATATAAAAATGGAAAGTTCCTTATGGACACAAGCCCTTATTCAGACCCTACAAGACCTGAAGAATTTACAACTTACCCTAATCCAGTATTTTCAAATGATACTTCACTTTCAATAAAAAAGAAAGATTTTGAGATAACAAATTTTAAAAATATAATAAAAAATAAATAA
- a CDS encoding type B 50S ribosomal protein L31: MKKDLHPSYGFVVFEDTSNGEKFLGKSTKTSKETTTFEGQEYPVIKVATSSTSHPFYTGKSKFVDETGRVDKFKKKYNL, from the coding sequence ATGAAAAAAGATTTACATCCATCATACGGATTTGTAGTATTTGAAGATACAAGTAACGGAGAAAAATTCTTAGGAAAATCAACTAAAACTTCTAAAGAAACAACAACTTTTGAAGGACAAGAATATCCAGTAATAAAAGTTGCAACAAGTTCAACTTCTCACCCATTCTATACTGGAAAATCTAAATTTGTTGATGAAACTGGAAGAGTTGATAAATTTAAGAAAAAATACAACTTATAA
- the rlmB gene encoding 23S rRNA (guanosine(2251)-2'-O)-methyltransferase RlmB, which produces MEKIIGINPVIEVLKSDKNIEKLEVYKKIKKETIKEILNLASKRNIKIFYTDRRTENSQGVVALVSEFDYYVDFTAFLEKLLRKEKSIVVVLDQVQDPRNFGAIIRSAECFGVDGIIIQDRNSVKVTETVVKSSTGAIEHVDIVKVTNISDTIDKLKKYGYTVYGAEADGQNYYYQENYPEKACLVLGSEGNGMRKKVKEHCDKIVKIHLKGEINSLNVSVAGGIILSEMSK; this is translated from the coding sequence ATGGAAAAAATAATAGGAATAAACCCAGTGATAGAAGTATTAAAATCAGATAAGAATATTGAAAAGCTGGAAGTTTATAAAAAAATCAAAAAGGAAACAATAAAGGAAATATTGAATTTAGCAAGTAAAAGAAATATAAAAATATTTTATACTGATAGACGAACTGAGAATTCACAAGGGGTTGTGGCACTTGTTTCGGAATTTGATTATTATGTTGATTTTACTGCATTTCTAGAAAAACTTCTGAGAAAAGAAAAATCTATAGTTGTTGTACTGGATCAGGTTCAGGATCCGAGAAACTTTGGGGCGATTATAAGAAGTGCGGAGTGCTTTGGAGTAGACGGAATTATTATTCAGGACAGAAATAGCGTGAAAGTTACGGAAACGGTTGTAAAATCATCGACAGGAGCGATTGAACATGTGGATATTGTAAAAGTTACAAATATTTCTGATACGATTGACAAATTAAAAAAATATGGATATACAGTTTATGGTGCGGAAGCTGATGGGCAAAATTATTATTATCAAGAGAATTACCCAGAAAAAGCGTGTCTTGTACTCGGAAGCGAAGGGAATGGAATGCGTAAAAAAGTGAAAGAACATTGTGACAAAATTGTAAAAATACATTTGAAAGGGGAAATAAACTCGCTGAATGTATCTGTGGCTGGGGGGATAATATTGTCGGAGATGTCGAAATAG
- a CDS encoding glycoside hydrolase family 57 protein, which translates to MNGYLSLVLHAHLPYVRHPEYKEFLEEDWLYEAITETYIPLLEMFENLTRDNIPWNMTITMSGTLVNMMNDGLLRERYVRHINKLIEFCENEVERLSPYPDMLNVARHNLWFNTRAKRVFEEKYGRDLVGAFRKFQDQGNLEIIPVTATHGFLPVMKDYPEAVNAQVFMAKKDYIKNFGREPKGIWLAECAYYPGQDKFLEKHGIRYFLVDAHGIMHSDPRPVYGIYSPVYTKNYVAAFARDLESSEQVWSSESGYPGDGLYREFHKDAGYELDYELVKPYLHSDGVRRNIGVKYHAITDKKGTYKAVYNPEAAAARAKEHAYNFVFNRSKQIEYLASKMKYRKPIVVSPYDAELYGHWWYEGPIFLEWVFRATAESDFSTITPYKYLEQYPTNQIVDVSMSSWGANGYYDVWIDGSNDYAYRHLHKAAQKMIELANGREPYNELEYRALNQAARELLMAQTSCWEFIMFTGTMVGYAHKKISDHVHRLFKIYEDFKNGRIDEGWLNEIESRDNIFPEIEYRMYRTDWL; encoded by the coding sequence ATGAATGGTTATTTGAGTCTTGTTTTACACGCACATCTGCCGTATGTAAGACATCCGGAATATAAAGAATTTTTGGAAGAAGATTGGCTGTATGAGGCAATTACGGAAACTTATATTCCTCTATTGGAAATGTTTGAAAACTTAACAAGAGACAACATACCTTGGAATATGACAATTACAATGTCTGGGACACTTGTAAATATGATGAATGATGGATTACTACGTGAAAGATACGTTCGTCACATAAATAAATTAATTGAATTTTGTGAAAATGAAGTAGAAAGACTTAGTCCATATCCTGATATGCTAAATGTTGCAAGACATAACTTGTGGTTTAATACAAGAGCTAAACGAGTATTTGAAGAAAAATATGGAAGAGATTTAGTAGGAGCATTCAGAAAATTTCAGGATCAGGGAAATCTGGAAATTATTCCAGTTACAGCAACACACGGATTTTTACCAGTAATGAAAGATTATCCAGAAGCAGTAAATGCTCAAGTATTTATGGCAAAAAAAGATTACATCAAAAATTTTGGAAGAGAACCAAAAGGAATCTGGCTAGCTGAATGTGCTTATTATCCAGGGCAAGATAAATTCCTAGAAAAACATGGAATAAGATATTTCTTAGTTGATGCACACGGAATTATGCATAGTGATCCAAGACCAGTTTATGGTATTTATTCTCCAGTTTATACAAAAAATTATGTAGCAGCGTTTGCCAGAGATTTGGAATCATCTGAACAAGTTTGGAGTTCTGAATCAGGATACCCTGGAGATGGACTTTATAGAGAATTCCATAAAGATGCTGGATATGAGCTGGATTATGAACTTGTAAAGCCATATTTACATAGTGATGGAGTAAGAAGAAACATAGGAGTAAAATATCACGCGATTACAGACAAAAAAGGAACTTACAAAGCAGTTTACAATCCTGAAGCGGCAGCAGCAAGAGCAAAAGAACATGCCTACAACTTCGTCTTTAATCGTTCAAAACAAATTGAATATCTAGCTTCAAAAATGAAATATAGAAAACCAATCGTAGTATCACCATATGATGCAGAATTATATGGACACTGGTGGTATGAAGGACCTATATTCCTAGAGTGGGTATTCAGAGCAACGGCAGAATCTGATTTTTCTACAATAACACCATACAAATACTTAGAACAATACCCTACAAACCAAATAGTTGATGTAAGCATGTCAAGCTGGGGAGCAAATGGTTATTACGACGTTTGGATTGACGGTTCAAATGACTATGCATACAGACATTTACACAAAGCTGCACAAAAAATGATAGAATTGGCAAACGGAAGAGAACCATATAATGAATTAGAATATAGAGCGTTAAATCAAGCAGCAAGAGAGTTATTAATGGCACAGACATCTTGCTGGGAATTTATAATGTTCACGGGAACAATGGTTGGATATGCTCATAAGAAAATAAGTGACCACGTTCACAGATTATTCAAGATTTATGAAGATTTCAAAAATGGAAGAATAGACGAAGGATGGCTTAATGAAATAGAAAGCAGAGATAATATTTTCCCTGAAATTGAATATAGAATGTACAGAACTGACTGGTTATAA
- a CDS encoding YiiG family protein, with protein sequence MKKIGVIVVIMLIIALLSLKTGKDEKNAGNKVTKEQIVLEKNKEKYNKHIRFYNRILNIDKGLLYYFEDAGMEKKFKVIQDEDIKADIAIDRNFIDKLKELEQNEDKKSELDKKAITMIPILEKMLPIADEMRTYYKNKEYLKDKYAKAQTLHTELLAILDKYNQVTKAYKDLFEKKSDEIKKLMIKDYDKRREFITYNQFMFIEEGNNIIKEIHKQGLDASDFTTKGNPKKFKKIEEKMIKALVKFEKSLKNEKQLKKEGYTVGEHNDFIQKANKFKQSVNVFIQKIEKKEKASHSSASDSFFAQTEEGTPENILSNFNEVIKEHNKLLMKKTKK encoded by the coding sequence ATGAAAAAAATAGGAGTAATTGTGGTAATAATGCTAATTATTGCACTTTTATCATTAAAAACAGGAAAGGATGAAAAAAACGCGGGAAATAAAGTTACCAAGGAACAAATCGTATTAGAAAAAAATAAAGAGAAGTATAATAAACATATACGATTTTATAATAGAATTCTAAACATTGATAAAGGACTTTTGTATTATTTTGAAGATGCAGGAATGGAAAAAAAATTTAAAGTTATTCAAGATGAAGATATAAAGGCTGATATTGCAATAGATAGAAATTTTATTGATAAACTAAAGGAATTGGAACAAAACGAAGATAAAAAAAGCGAGTTGGATAAAAAAGCTATAACTATGATTCCTATATTAGAAAAAATGTTGCCAATTGCTGATGAAATGAGAACTTATTATAAAAATAAAGAATATTTGAAAGATAAATATGCAAAAGCTCAAACTTTACACACAGAGTTGCTTGCTATTTTGGATAAGTATAACCAAGTTACAAAGGCTTACAAGGATTTATTTGAAAAAAAATCTGATGAAATAAAGAAACTAATGATAAAAGATTACGATAAACGAAGAGAATTTATTACGTACAATCAGTTTATGTTTATTGAAGAAGGTAACAATATCATAAAAGAAATACATAAACAGGGACTGGATGCAAGTGACTTTACTACTAAGGGTAATCCTAAAAAATTTAAAAAAATAGAAGAAAAGATGATAAAAGCTCTCGTAAAATTTGAAAAATCCTTAAAAAATGAAAAACAACTTAAAAAAGAAGGATATACAGTTGGAGAACACAATGACTTTATTCAGAAAGCAAATAAATTTAAACAATCTGTAAATGTGTTTATTCAAAAAATAGAGAAAAAGGAAAAAGCTTCCCATTCGTCTGCAAGTGACAGTTTTTTCGCACAGACAGAGGAAGGAACACCAGAAAATATATTATCTAATTTTAATGAAGTTATAAAAGAACACAATAAATTGTTAATGAAGAAAACAAAAAAATAA
- a CDS encoding FeoA family protein yields the protein MTLVEGKVGEKFLLKDIDERKLDTRLLSLGVCRGDACTIENIANGNILIKTVETKIVISTNLANHIQIEVVK from the coding sequence ATGACATTAGTGGAAGGTAAAGTCGGAGAAAAATTTCTATTAAAAGACATTGATGAGCGAAAATTGGACACGCGTTTATTGAGTCTTGGAGTTTGCAGAGGAGATGCATGCACGATTGAAAACATCGCAAATGGAAATATTCTCATAAAGACAGTGGAAACTAAAATCGTAATCAGTACAAATTTAGCAAATCACATTCAAATTGAGGTGGTAAAATGA